Proteins from a genomic interval of Channa argus isolate prfri chromosome 11, Channa argus male v1.0, whole genome shotgun sequence:
- the ikbkb gene encoding inhibitor of nuclear factor kappa-B kinase subunit beta isoform X1 produces MNRVPLQQPQSCEPWELKERLGTGGFGNVTRWQNKETEEQIAIKQCRQELSERNKERWCLEIQIMKRLEHVNVVAAREVPEGMQKLVGTNDLPLLAMEYCQGGDLRKYLNLLENCCGMREGSVLILLRDISSALTYLHNKRIIHRDLKPENIVLQQGEKRLIHKIIDLGYAKELDQSSLCTSFVGTLQYLAPELIERQKYTVTVDYWSFGTLVFECITGFRPFLPTWQPVPWHNKLRLKQDDDIVVYEDLSGEVRFSKHLPQPNNLNSLLLEKLERWLQLMLKWSPQERGKDLSATPSDCFSQLEIILQLKLVHVLNMMSAKILTYSVSDNETVADLQLRVEKDTNIPAANQELLLEAGLALESNGLVTQCAIDYTEIDGRRTDLPLVFLFDRSSCSYEPQLAPRILPENIRFVQKEPKHVLAYSPLRRTCGQAWHTIRSLKEDWQRLQQGQKAAIMSLLRHNSSLSKQKNEMVSMHQRLMAKLEFFTTSLHIDMDKYQEQTATGIASEKLLGVWREMEQTAISCGQAKVSELEEEMMQLQPDIVDVQRQPWRSGEALDTLEGKAMELVRKLREKPRDQRCSGDGQEVVRLVVQAVQFYERKIRDFYTHLSKTAVCRQRVMELLPKVEGVVQQMAESEQVLMSLQEKRQKELWNLLKVACSKVRSPVSGSPDGLRTPSSVPPLLTSRPSLQQLDESLVEESKTFENRLQSLLHDTIQESESSMEMLREWTWLRGNQNFSSDLS; encoded by the exons ATGAATCGAGTCCCCCTGCAGCAGCCGCAGAGCTGTGAGCCCTGGGAGCTGAAGGAGCGACTGGGCACTGGAGGCTTTGGTAATGTTACAAGATGGCAAAATAAG GAAACAGAGGAGCAGATCGCTATAAAGCAGTGCCGCCAGGAGCTGagtgagagaaacaaagagcGGTGGTGTCTGGAGATCCAGATCATGAAGAG GTTGGAACATGTCAATGTGGTGGCAGCCAGAGAGGTTCCTGAAGGAATGCAGAAACTGGTGGGCACCAATGACCTGCCACTGCTGGCAATGGAGTACTGTCAGGGAGGGGACCTGAGGAAG TATCTGAACCTCTTGGAGAACTGCTGTGGAATGAGGGAGGGCTCCGTTCTGATTCTGTTAAGGGACATTT CGTCGGCTCTGACCTACCTCCATAACAAGAGGATCATCCACAGAGATTTGAAACCTGAAAACATTGTGCTGCagcagggagagaaaaga TTGATCCACAAGATCATAGATCTTGGCTATGCTAAAGAGCTGGACCAGAGCAGCCTTTGCACTTCATTTGTGGGAACACTGCAGTACTTA GCTCCAGAGCTCATTGAGAGGCAAAAGTACACGGTCACTGTGGACTACTGGAGCTTTGGGACTCTGGTGTTTGAGTGTATCACAGGATTTCGCCCTTTCCTTCCAACCTGGCAGCCTGTTCCCTG GCACAATAAACTGAGGCTGAAGCAGGATGACGACATTGTTGTTTATGAGGATCTCTCAGGGGAAGTTCGCTTCTCTAAACATCTGCCTCAGCCCAACAACCTCAACAG TCTGTTATTAGAGAAGCTGGAGCGGTGGCTGCAGCTGATGTTAAAGTGGTCTCCTCAGGAGAGAGGCAAAGACCTCAGTGCTACACCCAGTGACTGTTTCTCCCAGCTGGAGATCATACTACAGCTCAAG CTGGTTCATGTGTTGAACATGATGTCTGCCAAAATCCTAACGTACTCAGTCTCCGACAATGAGACTGTTGCCGACCTGCAGCTGAGAGTAGAGAAAGACACCAACATCCCTGCAGCCAATCAGGAGCTTCTGCTGGAGGCGGGATTAGCCTTGGAGTCTAATGGACTGGTCACACAGTGCGCCATAGATTACACA GAGATAGATGGGCGGCGCACAGATTTGCCTCTGGTCTTCCTGTTTGATCGCTCCTCTTGCAGTTATGAGCCCCAGCTTGCTCCACGCATACTCCCTGAAAACATCCGCTTTGTCC AAAAGGAGCCTAAGCATGTTCTGGCTTACAGCCCACTAAGGAGGACCTGTGGCCAGGCATGGCACACCATCCGATCCCTGAAGGAAGACTGGCAGAGGCTGCAGCAGGGGCAGAAAGCTGCCAt CATGAGCCTCCTGAGGCACAACTCTTCGCTGTCCAAACAGAAGAACGAGATGGTGTCCATGCACCAGAGACTCATGGCCAAGCTTGAGTTCTTCACCACCAGCCTTCACATAGACATGGACAAATACCAGGAGCAGACAGCCACCGGGATTG CTTCAGAGAAACTCCTAGGTGTTTGGAGGGAGATGGAGCAAACTGCTATCAGCTGTGGCCAG GCTAAAGTGAGTGAACTGGAGGAAGAGATGATGCAGCTGCAGCCAGACATAGTGGATGTGCAGAGGCAGCCGTGGAGGAGTGGAGAGGCTCTTGACACTCT TGAAGGAAAAGCCATGGAGCTGGTCCGCAAACTCAGAGAGAAACCCAGAG ATCAGCGGTGCTCAGGGGATGGCCAGGAGGTTGTGCGTCTGGTGGTTCAGGCTGTGCAGTTCTACGAGAGGAAGATTAGAGACTTCTACACACACCTCAG TAAGACAGCAGTGTGCCGCCAGCGTGTGATGGAGCTGCTGCCGAAGGTGGAGGGCGTGGTGCAGCAGATGGCTGAGAGCGAACAAGTCCTGATGAGTCTGCAGGAGAAACGGCAGAAGGAGCTGTGGAACCTGCTCAAAGTCGCCTGT AGTAAAGTTCGAAGCCCAGTGAGTGGAAGTCCTGATGGATTACGAACCCCCTCGTCAGTGCCACCTCTTCTGACCTCCAGACCCAGTTTACAGCAGCt CGACGAGTCTCTTGTGGAGGAGAGCAAGACGTTTGAGAATCGACTCCAAAGTTTGCTGCATGACACCATCCAGGAATCAGAGAGTAGCATGGAG ATGTTGAGGGAGTGGACGTGGCTGCGTGGAAACCAGAACTTCTCCAGTGACCTCTCCTAA
- the ikbkb gene encoding inhibitor of nuclear factor kappa-B kinase subunit beta isoform X2: protein MLQDGKIRLEHVNVVAAREVPEGMQKLVGTNDLPLLAMEYCQGGDLRKYLNLLENCCGMREGSVLILLRDISSALTYLHNKRIIHRDLKPENIVLQQGEKRLIHKIIDLGYAKELDQSSLCTSFVGTLQYLAPELIERQKYTVTVDYWSFGTLVFECITGFRPFLPTWQPVPWHNKLRLKQDDDIVVYEDLSGEVRFSKHLPQPNNLNSLLLEKLERWLQLMLKWSPQERGKDLSATPSDCFSQLEIILQLKLVHVLNMMSAKILTYSVSDNETVADLQLRVEKDTNIPAANQELLLEAGLALESNGLVTQCAIDYTEIDGRRTDLPLVFLFDRSSCSYEPQLAPRILPENIRFVQKEPKHVLAYSPLRRTCGQAWHTIRSLKEDWQRLQQGQKAAIMSLLRHNSSLSKQKNEMVSMHQRLMAKLEFFTTSLHIDMDKYQEQTATGIASEKLLGVWREMEQTAISCGQAKVSELEEEMMQLQPDIVDVQRQPWRSGEALDTLEGKAMELVRKLREKPRDQRCSGDGQEVVRLVVQAVQFYERKIRDFYTHLSKTAVCRQRVMELLPKVEGVVQQMAESEQVLMSLQEKRQKELWNLLKVACSKVRSPVSGSPDGLRTPSSVPPLLTSRPSLQQLDESLVEESKTFENRLQSLLHDTIQESESSMEMLREWTWLRGNQNFSSDLS from the exons ATGTTACAAGATGGCAAAATAAG GTTGGAACATGTCAATGTGGTGGCAGCCAGAGAGGTTCCTGAAGGAATGCAGAAACTGGTGGGCACCAATGACCTGCCACTGCTGGCAATGGAGTACTGTCAGGGAGGGGACCTGAGGAAG TATCTGAACCTCTTGGAGAACTGCTGTGGAATGAGGGAGGGCTCCGTTCTGATTCTGTTAAGGGACATTT CGTCGGCTCTGACCTACCTCCATAACAAGAGGATCATCCACAGAGATTTGAAACCTGAAAACATTGTGCTGCagcagggagagaaaaga TTGATCCACAAGATCATAGATCTTGGCTATGCTAAAGAGCTGGACCAGAGCAGCCTTTGCACTTCATTTGTGGGAACACTGCAGTACTTA GCTCCAGAGCTCATTGAGAGGCAAAAGTACACGGTCACTGTGGACTACTGGAGCTTTGGGACTCTGGTGTTTGAGTGTATCACAGGATTTCGCCCTTTCCTTCCAACCTGGCAGCCTGTTCCCTG GCACAATAAACTGAGGCTGAAGCAGGATGACGACATTGTTGTTTATGAGGATCTCTCAGGGGAAGTTCGCTTCTCTAAACATCTGCCTCAGCCCAACAACCTCAACAG TCTGTTATTAGAGAAGCTGGAGCGGTGGCTGCAGCTGATGTTAAAGTGGTCTCCTCAGGAGAGAGGCAAAGACCTCAGTGCTACACCCAGTGACTGTTTCTCCCAGCTGGAGATCATACTACAGCTCAAG CTGGTTCATGTGTTGAACATGATGTCTGCCAAAATCCTAACGTACTCAGTCTCCGACAATGAGACTGTTGCCGACCTGCAGCTGAGAGTAGAGAAAGACACCAACATCCCTGCAGCCAATCAGGAGCTTCTGCTGGAGGCGGGATTAGCCTTGGAGTCTAATGGACTGGTCACACAGTGCGCCATAGATTACACA GAGATAGATGGGCGGCGCACAGATTTGCCTCTGGTCTTCCTGTTTGATCGCTCCTCTTGCAGTTATGAGCCCCAGCTTGCTCCACGCATACTCCCTGAAAACATCCGCTTTGTCC AAAAGGAGCCTAAGCATGTTCTGGCTTACAGCCCACTAAGGAGGACCTGTGGCCAGGCATGGCACACCATCCGATCCCTGAAGGAAGACTGGCAGAGGCTGCAGCAGGGGCAGAAAGCTGCCAt CATGAGCCTCCTGAGGCACAACTCTTCGCTGTCCAAACAGAAGAACGAGATGGTGTCCATGCACCAGAGACTCATGGCCAAGCTTGAGTTCTTCACCACCAGCCTTCACATAGACATGGACAAATACCAGGAGCAGACAGCCACCGGGATTG CTTCAGAGAAACTCCTAGGTGTTTGGAGGGAGATGGAGCAAACTGCTATCAGCTGTGGCCAG GCTAAAGTGAGTGAACTGGAGGAAGAGATGATGCAGCTGCAGCCAGACATAGTGGATGTGCAGAGGCAGCCGTGGAGGAGTGGAGAGGCTCTTGACACTCT TGAAGGAAAAGCCATGGAGCTGGTCCGCAAACTCAGAGAGAAACCCAGAG ATCAGCGGTGCTCAGGGGATGGCCAGGAGGTTGTGCGTCTGGTGGTTCAGGCTGTGCAGTTCTACGAGAGGAAGATTAGAGACTTCTACACACACCTCAG TAAGACAGCAGTGTGCCGCCAGCGTGTGATGGAGCTGCTGCCGAAGGTGGAGGGCGTGGTGCAGCAGATGGCTGAGAGCGAACAAGTCCTGATGAGTCTGCAGGAGAAACGGCAGAAGGAGCTGTGGAACCTGCTCAAAGTCGCCTGT AGTAAAGTTCGAAGCCCAGTGAGTGGAAGTCCTGATGGATTACGAACCCCCTCGTCAGTGCCACCTCTTCTGACCTCCAGACCCAGTTTACAGCAGCt CGACGAGTCTCTTGTGGAGGAGAGCAAGACGTTTGAGAATCGACTCCAAAGTTTGCTGCATGACACCATCCAGGAATCAGAGAGTAGCATGGAG ATGTTGAGGGAGTGGACGTGGCTGCGTGGAAACCAGAACTTCTCCAGTGACCTCTCCTAA
- the vdac3 gene encoding voltage-dependent anion-selective channel protein 3 isoform X1, with amino-acid sequence MAEKGVGSVVQQDKTGKGKQAENKGHCTCQHHAPMGHGTMATPPAYADLGKSAKDILNKGYGYGTLKLDIKTTSQSGVEFATSGSSNTDTGKSGGHLETKYKISELGLSFNQKWNTDNTLTTEITVEDQLAKGLKLGLDTSFVPNTGKKSAKLKTAYKRDYVNVGCDLDFDMAGPTVHAAAVLGYEGWLAGYQLAFDTAKSKLTQNNFALGYKAGDFQLHTNVNDGTEFGGSIYQKVDSKLETAVHLSWTAGSNNTRFGIGAKYQLDKDASLSTKVNNACLVGVGYTQTLRPGVKLTLSALIDGKNVNGGGHKVGLGFELEA; translated from the exons ATGGCAGAGAAAGGAGTGGGGAGTGTGGTGCAGCAGGACAAGACAGGAAAAGGCAAGCAGGCAGAGAACAAAGGCCACTGTACATGTCAGCACCATGCACCTATGGGACACG GCACGATGGCCACCCCCCCTGCTTACGCTGACTTGGGGAAATCTGCCAAAGACATCTTAAACAAGGGCTATG GCTATGGGACTCTGAAGCTAGACATTAAGACCACGTCCCAGAGTGGAGTT GAGTTTGCCACTTCCGGTTCCAGCAATACAGACACGGGAAAGTCTGGGGGCCACTTGGAAACCAAGTACAAAATTAGTGAGCTGGGCCTCAGCTTCAACCAGAAGTGGAACACAGACAACACCCTCACCACAGAAATCACTGTGGAGGACCAG ctgGCTAAGGGCCTGAAGCTTGGTCTGGACACGTCATTTGTGCCTAACACCGG GAAGAAGAGTGCCAAACTTAAGACAGCTTACAAACGTGACTATGTCAATGTGGGCTGTGACCTGGACTTTGACATGGCTGGTCCCACCGTCCATGCAGCTGCTGTGCTGGGTTATGagggctggctggctggctacCAGCTGGCATTTGACACTGCCAAATCTAaactgacccagaacaactttgcCCTTGGATACAAGGCTGGTGACTTCCAGCTTCACACCAATGT TAATGACGGCACAGAGTTTGGTGGCTCCATTTACCAAAAGGTGGACAGCAAGTTGGAGACTGCAGTCCACCTTTCCTGGACAGCTGGCAGCAACAACACACGCTTTGGAATTGGAGCCAAGTATCAGCTGGATAAGGATGCCTCACTCTCT ACCAAAGTAAATAACGCCTGCCTCGTTGGAGTTGGATACACACAAACCCTCAGGCCGG GAGTGAAGCTCACGCTCTCAGCTCTGATTGATGGGAAGAACGTGAATGGCGGTGGGCATAAAGTTGGCCTGGGTTTCGAGCTGGAAGCGTAA
- the vdac3 gene encoding voltage-dependent anion-selective channel protein 3 isoform X2, which produces MATPPAYADLGKSAKDILNKGYGYGTLKLDIKTTSQSGVEFATSGSSNTDTGKSGGHLETKYKISELGLSFNQKWNTDNTLTTEITVEDQLAKGLKLGLDTSFVPNTGKKSAKLKTAYKRDYVNVGCDLDFDMAGPTVHAAAVLGYEGWLAGYQLAFDTAKSKLTQNNFALGYKAGDFQLHTNVNDGTEFGGSIYQKVDSKLETAVHLSWTAGSNNTRFGIGAKYQLDKDASLSTKVNNACLVGVGYTQTLRPGVKLTLSALIDGKNVNGGGHKVGLGFELEA; this is translated from the exons ATGGCCACCCCCCCTGCTTACGCTGACTTGGGGAAATCTGCCAAAGACATCTTAAACAAGGGCTATG GCTATGGGACTCTGAAGCTAGACATTAAGACCACGTCCCAGAGTGGAGTT GAGTTTGCCACTTCCGGTTCCAGCAATACAGACACGGGAAAGTCTGGGGGCCACTTGGAAACCAAGTACAAAATTAGTGAGCTGGGCCTCAGCTTCAACCAGAAGTGGAACACAGACAACACCCTCACCACAGAAATCACTGTGGAGGACCAG ctgGCTAAGGGCCTGAAGCTTGGTCTGGACACGTCATTTGTGCCTAACACCGG GAAGAAGAGTGCCAAACTTAAGACAGCTTACAAACGTGACTATGTCAATGTGGGCTGTGACCTGGACTTTGACATGGCTGGTCCCACCGTCCATGCAGCTGCTGTGCTGGGTTATGagggctggctggctggctacCAGCTGGCATTTGACACTGCCAAATCTAaactgacccagaacaactttgcCCTTGGATACAAGGCTGGTGACTTCCAGCTTCACACCAATGT TAATGACGGCACAGAGTTTGGTGGCTCCATTTACCAAAAGGTGGACAGCAAGTTGGAGACTGCAGTCCACCTTTCCTGGACAGCTGGCAGCAACAACACACGCTTTGGAATTGGAGCCAAGTATCAGCTGGATAAGGATGCCTCACTCTCT ACCAAAGTAAATAACGCCTGCCTCGTTGGAGTTGGATACACACAAACCCTCAGGCCGG GAGTGAAGCTCACGCTCTCAGCTCTGATTGATGGGAAGAACGTGAATGGCGGTGGGCATAAAGTTGGCCTGGGTTTCGAGCTGGAAGCGTAA
- the enkd1 gene encoding enkurin domain-containing protein 1 isoform X1: MCEGPSSISGPIPPDPSLFPQYYKRPSSARGRLEGNAEGTLFSGPLAPDPVLYPGCYSARTQAHPPRIGLNATHILERGQRGVVGELLKLDGISITPVPKPKKQVHDFGKENVRRLREIQRRCKEQEAERAQSRPVPVKALWTSCKYQNVPSRVIAQLQSFCFTQVFSPTVKPQCQTFLRAHSHGGSTAPQRPQSKTSPAAVQRPAPSNSSPDQELRVRIFNSTMRSVKGNIRHSSIEFDKKKVGIATLVFLFIKTVNTTLITFMCICNTYLCLNYISICDMQLQVQGQTIDFVKHNARAAGKMVLRRSQSLTNLKDKPVPSAVKGQVPR; this comes from the exons ATGTGTGAGGGACCCTCTTCAATATCTGGACCAATCCCCCCAGATCCTTCACTGTTTCCCCAATATTACAAACGACCTAGTTCAG CTCGTGGACGTTTAGAGGGAAACGCTGAGGGGACTTTGTTCTCAGGGCCACTTGCTCCTGATCCTGTGTTGTACCCTGGCTGCTACAGTGCACGTACTCAAGCACATCCTCCTCGTATTGGCCTTAATGCTACCCACATTCTGGAACGTGGACAGAGAGGGGTGGTAGGGGAACTACTTAAATTAGATGGCATTTCTATCACCCCTGTTCCAAAACCAA AAAAGCAAGTCCATGACTTTGGTAAAGAGAATGTTCGTCGACTTCGGGAAATCCAGAGACGCTGCAAAGAGCAGGAGGCTGAGAGAGCGCAGTCTCGTCCAGTTCCAGTCAAGGCACTTTGGACTTCTTGTAAATACCAGAATGTACCATCTAGGGTGATAGCCCAGCTACAG TCATTCTGTTTTACACAGGTTTTTAGTCCAACTGTTAAACCACAGTGTCAAACCTTTCTGAGGGCCCACTCTCATGGTGGATCTACCGCCCCACAAAGACCACAATCCAAAACTTCCCCTGCAGCTGTCCAGCGCCCAGCCCCCTCTAATTCTTCTCCTGACCAGGAATTGCGAGTGAGAATTTTCAATTCAACCATGCGATCAGTAAAAGGCAATATAAGGCATAGTAGCATagaatttgacaaaaaaaaagtagggaTTGCAActcttgtctttttatttattaaaacagttaACACGACTTTGATCACGTTCATGTGCATCTGTAACACTTATTTATGTTTGAATTACATTTCTATATGTGATATGCAGTTACAGGTGCAAGGTCAGACCATAGACTTCGTTAAACATAATGCAAGAGCTGCAGGAAAAATGGTGCTGCGTCGGTCACAGTCACTGACAAATCTAAAAGATAAGCCTGTCCCAAGTGCAGTCAAGGGCCAGGTGCCTAGGTAG
- the enkd1 gene encoding enkurin domain-containing protein 1 isoform X2, with the protein MCEGPSSISGPIPPDPSLFPQYYKRPSSARGRLEGNAEGTLFSGPLAPDPVLYPGCYSARTQAHPPRIGLNATHILERGQRGVVGELLKLDGISITPVPKPKKQVHDFGKENVRRLREIQRRCKEQEAERAQSRPVPVKALWTSCKYQNVPSRVIAQLQSFCFTQVFSPTVKPQCQTFLRAHSHGGSTAPQRPQSKTSPAAVQRPAPSNSSPDQELRS; encoded by the exons ATGTGTGAGGGACCCTCTTCAATATCTGGACCAATCCCCCCAGATCCTTCACTGTTTCCCCAATATTACAAACGACCTAGTTCAG CTCGTGGACGTTTAGAGGGAAACGCTGAGGGGACTTTGTTCTCAGGGCCACTTGCTCCTGATCCTGTGTTGTACCCTGGCTGCTACAGTGCACGTACTCAAGCACATCCTCCTCGTATTGGCCTTAATGCTACCCACATTCTGGAACGTGGACAGAGAGGGGTGGTAGGGGAACTACTTAAATTAGATGGCATTTCTATCACCCCTGTTCCAAAACCAA AAAAGCAAGTCCATGACTTTGGTAAAGAGAATGTTCGTCGACTTCGGGAAATCCAGAGACGCTGCAAAGAGCAGGAGGCTGAGAGAGCGCAGTCTCGTCCAGTTCCAGTCAAGGCACTTTGGACTTCTTGTAAATACCAGAATGTACCATCTAGGGTGATAGCCCAGCTACAG TCATTCTGTTTTACACAGGTTTTTAGTCCAACTGTTAAACCACAGTGTCAAACCTTTCTGAGGGCCCACTCTCATGGTGGATCTACCGCCCCACAAAGACCACAATCCAAAACTTCCCCTGCAGCTGTCCAGCGCCCAGCCCCCTCTAATTCTTCTCCTGACCAGGAATTGCGA TCTTGA
- the enkd1 gene encoding enkurin domain-containing protein 1 isoform X3: MCEGPSSISGPIPPDPSLFPQYYKRPSSARGRLEGNAEGTLFSGPLAPDPVLYPGCYSARTQAHPPRIGLNATHILERGQRGVVGELLKLDGISITPVPKPKKQVHDFGKENVRRLREIQRRCKEQEAERAQSRPVPVKALWTSCKYQNVPSRVIAQLQS; encoded by the exons ATGTGTGAGGGACCCTCTTCAATATCTGGACCAATCCCCCCAGATCCTTCACTGTTTCCCCAATATTACAAACGACCTAGTTCAG CTCGTGGACGTTTAGAGGGAAACGCTGAGGGGACTTTGTTCTCAGGGCCACTTGCTCCTGATCCTGTGTTGTACCCTGGCTGCTACAGTGCACGTACTCAAGCACATCCTCCTCGTATTGGCCTTAATGCTACCCACATTCTGGAACGTGGACAGAGAGGGGTGGTAGGGGAACTACTTAAATTAGATGGCATTTCTATCACCCCTGTTCCAAAACCAA AAAAGCAAGTCCATGACTTTGGTAAAGAGAATGTTCGTCGACTTCGGGAAATCCAGAGACGCTGCAAAGAGCAGGAGGCTGAGAGAGCGCAGTCTCGTCCAGTTCCAGTCAAGGCACTTTGGACTTCTTGTAAATACCAGAATGTACCATCTAGGGTGATAGCCCAGCTACAG TCTTGA